Genomic segment of Myxococcus stipitatus:
CGGGTGTGCACCAGGATGTGGAGCTTCACCTCGCCGCGCTTCTCAGCCATGGCGCGGCACAGCTCCAGACAGCCCAGGTGCGCGGTGACGATGACGCCACCCCTGCCCAGCTTCGCCACGTCGTAGAACTGCTCGCGCCCCTCGGTGCGGACCTGCTCGAAGCGGTACTTGCCACTGACGGCCAGCAGCTTGTCGAGCATCGTCTCCGCGAAGGAGAACATGTGGCGCAGGCTGTCGAGCCGCCGGGGCGCGCGTCCCAGCGCGCCGGTGGCTTCCTGCACCCGTGAGAGGTATTGCAGCGACGCCTGTCGCACGAGCGGACGGGCCAGCCAGTGCACCAGCACCACCGGGTACACGCAGAGGCGGAACGGCCAGCGCCCCAGGAACCGGTGGACCCAGTACAGCAGCCAGATGCCGAGCACGAAGGTGCTCTCGCCCATCTGTGCCCAGTGCGTGGACTTCATGCGGCGACCTTCCGCCACAGGAGCAGCGGCAGCCGCGCGAGCATCCCGAAGAAGAGCCGGGCATGCATGCCGGAGATGCGCACGTTGTCCCAGAGCACGTCGAAGTGGGAGATGCCGTCGGTGGGGTAGCGCACGCGCGTGGGCTGGTTCCGCACGCGCATCCCCCGCCAGTGCAGCCGCACCAGGACCTCCACGTCGAAGTCCATCCGCTTGCCGATGCTCACCGAGTTGATGAGCGCGAGCGTGGGCTCCAGCGGATACACGCGGAAGCCACACATGGAATCGCGGATGGCCAGGGACAGCGTGTTGATCCACACCCAGATGTGCGTGGCGTAGCGGCCATACAGCCGGCCCTTGGGCACGGACTCGTCATACACGGGCGTGCCGCAGATGAGCGTGCTGGGGGATTCGGACGCCAGCTCGACGAAGCGGGGGATGTCCCCCGTGTCGTGCTGCCCGTCGGCGTCAATCTGCAACGCGTGGCTGAAGCCGGAGGCGTGGGCCGCGCGAAGGCCCGCCATCATCGCTCCGCCCTTGCCCTCGTTCTGGGGCAGGCGCACCAGCTGGATGCCGGAGCGGTCCTCCTGCGCCAGCGTGTCCAGCACCTGGGCGCAGCCCGGCTCGCTGCCGTCATCGACGAGCACACACGGCAGCCCGTGGGCCCGCACCGCTTGCACCACCGCGCCCACGGCCTCGCCGTGGTTGTAGACGGGAATCACCGCGCAGACCTTCATCCCTGGACCTCTCCGAACAGAATGCGGCCGCTGCCGTGGGTGCCGGTCGCGGAGGTGTACTTGAAGTGGAGGCTGCCCTTGGCCGGCGTCCAGGTGAGCTCCACCGTGAGCAGCGTCTCGGGGACGATGAGCTGCTGGAACTTCACCACCTCCATCCGGAGGAACCGGGGCGGCAGCGCGAAGAGCTCCCGGCCCCACTGGATGGCCCACTCGATTTGCGCCACGCCGGGCAGGATGGGCTTCTCGGGGAAGTGGCCCTTGAACTGGGGCAGGCTCGCGGGGGTCTCCACGCTCAGCACCGCCCGCTCCGCGGTGTGCTCCAGCACGCGCAGGGGCGGCCGGCGGGAGTCGAAGAGCGCGGTGAGGGCCGCCTCGGTGGATTTGCCCTGGCTGTTGACTGGCATTGCCTCCAGATACCGGAATCGGCGGGGAAGGACACTGGGCTCGAACTCCCGCGCGAGCCGTTCTCGCAGGGCGTGGTTCAGGGCCCGCTTCCCGCCGTCGGCGAGGAGCCTCGCCCCGGAGTCGGTGGGCAGGGCCACCACCGCCAGCGTCGTCCTCAGGCCCTCGCGCAGCGGCACCACGCGCGCCTCGCGCAGCAGCCCGCACTCCACCAGCGACCGCTCCATGGCGCTCAGGGAGACGCGCTTCTCCTCCAGCTTCAGGAGCCGGTCCTTGCGCCCCAGGAGCTCGAAGCCCTGGGGGAGGAGCCGGGCCCGGTCCTCCGTCTGGAACCAGCCGTCATCGGGCAGGTGCGGGGAGCGGACCGCGAGCGCCTCGTCGTTCAGCCGGACCTCGAGGCCGGGCATGACCGTCCAGCCCAGCGCATCGTCCTGCGCGCGCTGGCGCCAGGCGATGCCGCCCGTCTCGGAGCTCCCGTAGACCTCCACCGGGGCCTGGCCCAGCAGCGTGCGGCAGGCGTGCAGGGCCTCCGCGGGCAAGGGGCCGCCGGAGGAGAAGAGGGTGCGCAGCTGGGGACGGCCTCGGGTCCAGTCCAGCGACTCGGGCAGCCGCTTGAGGTGCGCGGGGCTGGCGATGAGCGCCGCGGGGCCCGTCTCCAGCACCGCGAGGAGCTCCTCCGGGTATGGCAGGGCACGCGCGAGGAACGGGCGCCCCGACGTCAGCGGCCAGAGCACCCGGAACAAGAGCCCGTAGATGTGCTGGTGCGAGACGGTGGCCAGGATGCGGGCCTCGTCACCGAGCCGGGCGTCGAACAGGTCCGCGAGCGTGTCGACCTCGCGGGTGAGCTGTCCCAGGTGCTTGAGGATGGCGACGGGTGCTCCGCTGGAGCCCGAGGTGTAGACCACCAGGTTCTTCACCTGGGAGGCCAACGCGGCCCAGCCGAGCGGACCCTCCCGAAACGCGAGGGGCGCGAGGGGCGCGGGCACATCCCCCGCGAAGCCATCCACCTCGCCGCGAAGCCGCTCCAGCGTCGCGGGCTGGATGTCCGACGGCAGGTAGACACACTTGCACGCGTGCCAGGCGCCCAGCAGCGCGGCGGCGAACTCGAAGGTGTCCTCGAAGTAGAGCGCCCACCGGCGGCCTTCTCTCGATGCGAAGGCCGCGCGCCAGCCGGCGACCCGGGCCTCGAAGTCCGCGAAGCCCAGCGTGGCGCCGTCCCGCAGCGCCACCGGGAAGTGGGCGGGGCGGCCTTGCGACAGGAGCTGCTCGAGGGCGATGCGCTCAGCCATGGGCGTGGCCCGCCCTCACGCGCCGACGCACCAGCCACTCTCCGGCGAAGAGCACTCCCATCATCCCGTAGGAGATGAGCCCGTTGTAGAGCGCCCACGCCGCGTCGCTGCCCCACACCGCCGTGGCCAGCGCGATGCTTCCGTTGAGTACGAAGAACGCGCACCACACCTGCGTCACCTTGCGTGTGTAGGCCACGCCGGACGGAGGAAGCTCCGGCTCGCGCAGCCGGGCCAGGCGCTCGATGACGCTGGGCGGAGACACGAGGCTGGTGGCGAAGACGGAGAGCAACATCACGTTCACGAGGACGGGATAGAGCTTCAGCGGGAGGGCATGGTTGCCGAGCAGGCTGGTGCCCGCGAGCACCAGCGCGCCCGCGGCGGTGACCAGCCAGACGCGCTCGCGGGTGGCCACGGCGCGGATGACGGCCATGCCCACCAGGGGCAGCGCCATCCAGCGAGGCTCGAACCGGCCCAGCCCGCTGTACACGAGCAGCGGGTACGCCAGGCTCAGCACGGCGAGCAGCGCTGGACGCAGGTGCTTCACGCCGCCACGGACTCTTCGAGCAGGCCGTGCAGGGCGTCGACGACGTCCTGGATGGTGCGCACGGACTTGAAGACCTCCGGCGGGACGCGCTTGCCCGTGACGGGCTTGAGCTTCACGAGCAGGTCCACCGCGTCGATGCTGTCGATGTCCAGGTCATCGCGGAGCCGTGCCTCGGGCGTGATGCGGGCCGGGTCGATGTCGAACGTGTCCTGCAGGAGCGTGCGCAGGTTTTCGTAGAGCTCGGTCTTGGTCATGTGAATCTCCCCCTCGAATGGGTGGTGCGGGTGCTCAGGCCTTGCGGTGGGTGCTCACGAAGGTCGCGAGGGCACGCACGCTGGCGAAGTGACGGCGGTTCTCCGTGGAATCGCTCGCCAGGGCAACCCCATAGGTCTTCTGGAGCGCGAGGCCAAGCTCCAAGGCATCGATGGAATCGAGTCCCAGCCCCTCGACGAACAGCGGGGCTATCGGGTCGATGTCCGACGGCTCGAGGTCCTCGAGGTTCAGCGTCTCGATGACCAGCTTCGTGATTTCCTGCTCAAGCGCCTGCATGGCGTTGTGTCTCCGTGGAGAAGTAGGTGTGCAGTCGTTCGGTGAGGTGGCGGGCGGCCAGGGCTTCGCCCTGGGCCTCTTCGACCATCGGCGCGACGTGGATGTCGTCGCGGACCACGATGGTGAAGTTCATCTTGGAGGGGGGCACCCGCCACCAGGGCAGGCCCTTGGTGAGGCTCAAGGGCTTGCATTCGATGGTGACGGGGGTGATGTCGCACGGGCCGCGCACCGCGATGTTGGCCGCGCCTCGCTGCAGCTTCATGGGGCCCGACACGGGCGTGCGCGTGCCCTCCGGGAAGATGATGAGGTTGTTGCCCGCCTTCACGGAGGCGATGCAGGCCTTGACCAGCTCCGGCCCGGAGTCGTTGCACAGGTAGCCGGTGGCCTCGACGGGGCCTCGGGTGAAGGGGTTGTTGGCCAGGCTCGCCTTGACGACGCAGTCCGCGTTGGGGACGAGCGAGATGAGGAACACCACGTCGATGAGCGTCGGGTGGTTGGCCAGGATGAGCAGCCCGGAGCGCGACAGCTTCTCCACGCCCTCCACGCGGTAGCGCAGGACCCCGCTCACGCGCATCAGCTCGATGAAGAAGCGGAACGAGTGGTGCACGGCCAGGCGCGCCAGCCGCGTGCGGCGCGGCTTGTGGCGCACGAACAGCGACAGCAGCGGGAAGTACAGCAGGCGCAGCGCCAGTCCCCCCAGACCGAAGGTAGCGAAGCAGAAGCCCGTCGCGAGCACCCGCCAGACGTAGTCGAGTCGCTCAAGCATCGCGGTGCCACCGCCAGACCCGCGCGCCGACCGGGTGCTCGAAGTGCCCCGCGTCGGAGGCGAGGAAGCGCAGCACGGCCAGCTCCTCCGGCAACGCGTCCGTCCCGGGCGTCGTCTCACCCGAGGCCGCGCCACACGAGAGCCGGTACGTGGGGCCTTGTCCCGCGGGCCTCACGCTGCAGGCCCACGCGTGGGGGAACGCCACCTGCTCGGGGAAGTGCTCGAAGGGCGCGGGGCGCGGCTCGTCGTAGACGACGACCAGGACCTCGGGGGCGCCCTCGCTCACGAGTCCACACGCCTCCACGAACGCGGCCTCCACCGTCTCCGCGCCAGCGGCCACCGCGCTCTGCGGCGTCAAGTCGCCGCGCGCGATGGAGTACAGCGCGCCGATGGCGTTGTGCACCGACAGGCTGAAGGACGTGGGGGACAGCGGCGTGCCTCGGGCCAGCTGCTCCAGCAACTCCACCGAACGGCGCATGTCACCGTATCGTGACGCGAACACCATGGGGCACGCGGGCGCCTCTCCATGGCACGTGTACGTGGCCTGCAGCGCGATGCGCCCCAACCGGTCCACTCGACGGCGCATCATCGCCGGCATCTCGGTCAGGGGCGGCGTGCCCTCGGCCGGGAGAGGAAATGGCTGGGAGAGCCAGGCCCTCCAGGCATCCTGCCCGACGAGCCCAGGAGCCCACGCGGCCCAGTGGTGGACGGAAAAAACCATGTTGGTGGGGAAATGGAGGTGCTTCGTACAACGGTCCTCTACCAAAGCATCTTATACGCGACAATTGCCTCAATGGGGGCATTGCCACGGTGGACGGACGCTCCCCCCCTTGCATTCACCACAACCCTTGAAGCCCGCA
This window contains:
- a CDS encoding glycosyltransferase family 2 protein is translated as MKVCAVIPVYNHGEAVGAVVQAVRAHGLPCVLVDDGSEPGCAQVLDTLAQEDRSGIQLVRLPQNEGKGGAMMAGLRAAHASGFSHALQIDADGQHDTGDIPRFVELASESPSTLICGTPVYDESVPKGRLYGRYATHIWVWINTLSLAIRDSMCGFRVYPLEPTLALINSVSIGKRMDFDVEVLVRLHWRGMRVRNQPTRVRYPTDGISHFDVLWDNVRISGMHARLFFGMLARLPLLLWRKVAA
- a CDS encoding AMP-binding protein — its product is MAERIALEQLLSQGRPAHFPVALRDGATLGFADFEARVAGWRAAFASREGRRWALYFEDTFEFAAALLGAWHACKCVYLPSDIQPATLERLRGEVDGFAGDVPAPLAPLAFREGPLGWAALASQVKNLVVYTSGSSGAPVAILKHLGQLTREVDTLADLFDARLGDEARILATVSHQHIYGLLFRVLWPLTSGRPFLARALPYPEELLAVLETGPAALIASPAHLKRLPESLDWTRGRPQLRTLFSSGGPLPAEALHACRTLLGQAPVEVYGSSETGGIAWRQRAQDDALGWTVMPGLEVRLNDEALAVRSPHLPDDGWFQTEDRARLLPQGFELLGRKDRLLKLEEKRVSLSAMERSLVECGLLREARVVPLREGLRTTLAVVALPTDSGARLLADGGKRALNHALRERLAREFEPSVLPRRFRYLEAMPVNSQGKSTEAALTALFDSRRPPLRVLEHTAERAVLSVETPASLPQFKGHFPEKPILPGVAQIEWAIQWGRELFALPPRFLRMEVVKFQQLIVPETLLTVELTWTPAKGSLHFKYTSATGTHGSGRILFGEVQG
- a CDS encoding phosphopantetheine-binding protein; protein product: MQALEQEITKLVIETLNLEDLEPSDIDPIAPLFVEGLGLDSIDALELGLALQKTYGVALASDSTENRRHFASVRALATFVSTHRKA
- a CDS encoding acyl carrier protein, encoding MTKTELYENLRTLLQDTFDIDPARITPEARLRDDLDIDSIDAVDLLVKLKPVTGKRVPPEVFKSVRTIQDVVDALHGLLEESVAA
- a CDS encoding beta-ketoacyl synthase chain length factor, whose translation is MVFSVHHWAAWAPGLVGQDAWRAWLSQPFPLPAEGTPPLTEMPAMMRRRVDRLGRIALQATYTCHGEAPACPMVFASRYGDMRRSVELLEQLARGTPLSPTSFSLSVHNAIGALYSIARGDLTPQSAVAAGAETVEAAFVEACGLVSEGAPEVLVVVYDEPRPAPFEHFPEQVAFPHAWACSVRPAGQGPTYRLSCGAASGETTPGTDALPEELAVLRFLASDAGHFEHPVGARVWRWHRDA
- a CDS encoding lysophospholipid acyltransferase family protein, whose product is MLERLDYVWRVLATGFCFATFGLGGLALRLLYFPLLSLFVRHKPRRTRLARLAVHHSFRFFIELMRVSGVLRYRVEGVEKLSRSGLLILANHPTLIDVVFLISLVPNADCVVKASLANNPFTRGPVEATGYLCNDSGPELVKACIASVKAGNNLIIFPEGTRTPVSGPMKLQRGAANIAVRGPCDITPVTIECKPLSLTKGLPWWRVPPSKMNFTIVVRDDIHVAPMVEEAQGEALAARHLTERLHTYFSTETQRHAGA